The following DNA comes from Anopheles coustani chromosome 2, idAnoCousDA_361_x.2, whole genome shotgun sequence.
GACGTCATCCTAGTAGTTTTAAACAACAAGATTGGACATAGGgcgtttttaaaaagtttttatgcattttctaTGTTTCAGTTCTCCACTGGGCCTGTTTGGATTAGTGAAACCACCAGACTGTTCAAATCTACAGTCAACTCCATCGATCGATTATATTCTCCCTTTAGATTAAAACTCCCTACCCCATGCCACGAGAAACACCCCCATAGTATCCTCGAATATGAGGTTGCTGCGACACACACGCTCACTTCGTTTGCGATAAAAAGATTGATTTTGATTCTTCCGCCAATAGAATCGCATTTCTAGCACTCAACCGAACATAATGTTAAAGAAGTGTAAACGTTTGAACGAACATGAATTAAATACGATCACGTGCATTAATGCCCCACTAGACATGCTGGTTGCTAACAACCATATGATATCAAAACTCAAACAATTCGGAGATCTTCTCGGTGGAAACTAtatgaaaaatttgaaacgCGTTTTTTCTATAATACTTATTTACATAATTATGAAACCAGTTTTTTAAGCAATATTGTAGAGCAGTCACAAAGAAATATGTTAAAATTTGAACAGTGAGATTccttaaatttaaacaaaaatagtatGTTAAAGCTATGGGatactttttatttaaaacattaaatttaatagttttttgaCAAAATGACtcaaaaaaagttcttatccTACATCTGTAGAACAAAACTACATACCACACGCTAGACAAAACGACCGGAAATTAAATATGTTGTCACTTTACTTGCTGATTCTTTGAAATCCACCTAATCTTTGGCAACATTTCgtaaaaccataaaaacaGTGTCAACATATTGGAATTTACAGTAGTTTTAGCAAGTGGATATTGGAGAGCCCCTCGAATAAGCAAAAATAAGACtttttctgtaaaaaaaattcGGTTAATGCGATCAGCGAGAATTACATTTTTGTGTAAACCATACGAATTAAAAAAgttcataattttttaaatctgtattgtattttttacaaattgttTAAGTGGAAAATTCTCTCCTTCTGATAATTGGAATCATTTGGGCCAGCCGTAACTCCCTACagcttttcaaaacaatttacgAGCAACAACACTCATGGGTACTTTTcctattctttttttccaaattcagTACAAAGAATCATGtgtgataaaaaaagaaaataaatacaaaaaataaaacataccacACTACCTTCACTCGTCCAACCCAAGCAGATCGAAATCTTCTTCCTCCCATTCCTGTGCCGTGATGGGTTTTTGCAAGGACGATTTACTGTGAACCGCTTGTTTCGTCTGGGTTGCCACCTTTGGCTGGCTATCCTCCCCGACCGTACCGTCCACCTCCTTGTCCTTCGATTCCATAATTTCCCACAGCTCCTGATCGTCGTCCACGTTGTTCAGCGTACTGGAATCGCCCAAGATCGTGATGTTACTGTCCTGGGTGGTATGCTGACTGTACGACTGGCGTTGCTGGGTGCTTTGTCGTGACCGATCCGTCGTCGGTTTCCCGGCCATCGTTAACTGACTCAGCTCGAAGTACTGATTCGGGTGGTTGATACCTTCCTCCAGCTTCGTTTCGTGCAAcacttcaaagtactttccgCACGCAATCTGGTAGTGACCCTTCGCCGCGTACCCGGCCACATCGTCGGCATCGATCGCACTCAACCCGAAGCCGGTGAGTTTCATTTTAAGCGAGCTTGCATCCATGTTCTTCAGCGGGCAGCCGTGCGTTTCGGCCGGCCCGATCGGTGTGGTGATCACCTTGAGGCAGGAAAACGGCGAGTAGTTGATCCGGGAACCCTCCTTGCCGTAGTTGTGACGGATGGAATAGGCGTACTCCTTTTCGAACTTTTCGATCGGTACCTTCCCACGGGTGAGCTCTTCGCGCCAGAAGCGCAACGCGTCTTCCATCGTGACACCGATCGCCTTCAGGAACAGCGTGTACTGCATGCGACCGACGTGCTTCAGATGGTGGGTCGCTCGAAGCGTATCGTGCACGTGGCGCATGCACAGTGGGAACGATTTCTTCGACAGCTGATCGAGGCTCTCGATCGGGACGCAGCCCGTCTTCGCTACGGTGTAGTTTTTGCCCGTGTACGACGTGTGAATCGATTTCAGAAGCATCGAAAACCGCTCATCGATCTCCAACGTTGGCAGCATGCGCAGGTGAGCCTTCAGCCCGTCCTCGATGATCTGCTGGTGTTTGGAGCCGATCACATGCAAGAAATGCTCGGGTGGGATGTACGCTATGCCACCCTTCAGGAAGCACTTCCGATCACGCACCAGATTCAGCACTTGCGTGAAATGGACCGCATAAAAGTCGCTCGTTTCGATCTTAAGTCTCGTCTGGTTGGCAGTGCTAGCGCACAGCTGCTCCGAGATGGCCGCCTTTTCCTCGTCGGAAAGCGGTTGATAGTCCAGCTCGTACACCTCCAGGAAATCCTTTACGTCGCGCATCGTCAGGGCACCAAACTTTAGCCGGAACAATTCCATCTCACGGGCCACAAACCAACGGCGCAGCTCCTCCGAACGGCAATACGCAAAGCGGAGAATAAAGTGCGACAAATAATCCCTTCGACGGGCCGCTTTGCTCACGTCATCGGTCATGTTTCCGCGACACAGTTTGGCGTACGTGCGGAGCCCCTCGTGGTGTACTTCGGCTAATGCAGCCTCGCGCCACGCATCGGGCGACACCTTGGGGTTTTTGGCCGTAACCTGCTCGAGCAGCCGAAGCATCTTCAGCCGTTCCAGTGCCAGCTTTTCAAACTCTTCGATTGTTAAGTCCACCACCGGGGGAATCAGGTAGAACGACACATTATGCGGTACTATGTGCTCGAGGGCCAGCTCTGCCGAGAATCGTTTCGCGTTTAAATAGTTTTGCCGTGTGTTCATCATTTTGCGGAAAGTTAAACTCACAACTAAACGACACTGCTGcacaatgtttattttccaagCGAATTTGCGCGCGTTTTGTCATAATCTGACTGCGcagattatttaaaaaaaaaccaaaacataatGATCTGTCATTCTTTTTCATCGACTAAACGCAAATCGATGAAACATTCGTCGATAGCAGGTTTTAACAGTGCTTTCCAAAAAATAGTTTACTTTACAATTTAATGCTATTTGAATTTAAGTTTAGATTTAGAATAGGCATATAATGAGTATTTCAGTATTCTTTAGGCAATTTCAATACATGTCCTTTTGACTCCATGATATGAAAACTATCGCATTGTTGAGGATGAGAATTGCATATTACTGTTGAAACATATTTGTAGTGAAGCCCATTAAATACAGCATTTGCGcgatataaaaattatttccagCATCAGGGACTAGCTCCTAAATACCGTTAATATAAATCCGATTTTCCATAGGTATGTTCTATTGTTTATTACAACGAGAACTGATAAATATGTAACAAATTGTAAGACGTAACGCATTTGAACCGAACGTAATAACACTGTTGTTGGTTTGAACTTTCAGAATATATTTACCGTATCTTTACATTTATCACTCCTAACGAGCGTGCGTTGGTACCTtcggaagggaaaataatGGTTTCTTGCGCTGTCCGAAGTTTGCTATTGAATGGTTTACGGTGtttcagtttcattttcactgtATGGTTCAGAAGATGTTGTTCGTAAGCTAGATCACCACTAGAAACACCGAATCTGCGAAGCACGCAATAGATGGTCGGTTTCGTGCGTAAAGGGAGACGATGGCTAACCAAATCGTAAGATGGGTACGGAATGTTTTGTGGTCAGCAACGGATAGAAGGGAAGCCAATGGAGGGCGAACACATATTTACATCGTAAAGGGAAAGCCGGTTGTTCTTTTGTTAAGAAGGAAGTAGTTTACCATTTCATTGTGTTCTTTGGAGGGGAAATGATGAAGGGTAGGTTTGATGAAATTAGGCGACCGTTGAGCGACTGTTCGCATGGAACTGCTGGGCCGAGACGACCAACGTGACGACGTAAATGCAGGCAGCGATCCAGCAATTGTAGGCATTCTGTAAAAAAGATTCCACACACAATCATCAATTAATGAAAAGCTGCAACACTTATCAATGTCAAGTAATCGAGAGATGGCACAGATTTTAATCACCTGACTATACGCGACGTCAGCGGCCGCATAGAACTCTTGCGGCGTAGGATAGTGTTCCTCCAGCGGAAGATCTTCGATCAGGGCGACACTGTTGATGTAGTAGAACACTCCCATCAGCAGCTACAGGATACGGTAGACGGTAGAAAAAGGACAATAGTTTAGCAAGGACCAATTATCGATTACTCATCCACTGGTCTGTATGATAAACAAACGGGAAGGGCATTCCTTTTCGGGAGCAACTCTTACCAGCTGGATTATGCCCCAAACGGAGATAATCAAACCGCACAGCGATAGTTTCGGTCCGCAGATGGgcattttcgtttcgtgtcaATACTGGTCGGCCCGTGGAAACTTCCAAACGAAGAGCAAAAT
Coding sequences within:
- the LOC131262285 gene encoding DNA primase large subunit, with product MMNTRQNYLNAKRFSAELALEHIVPHNVSFYLIPPVVDLTIEEFEKLALERLKMLRLLEQVTAKNPKVSPDAWREAALAEVHHEGLRTYAKLCRGNMTDDVSKAARRRDYLSHFILRFAYCRSEELRRWFVAREMELFRLKFGALTMRDVKDFLEVYELDYQPLSDEEKAAISEQLCASTANQTRLKIETSDFYAVHFTQVLNLVRDRKCFLKGGIAYIPPEHFLHVIGSKHQQIIEDGLKAHLRMLPTLEIDERFSMLLKSIHTSYTGKNYTVAKTGCVPIESLDQLSKKSFPLCMRHVHDTLRATHHLKHVGRMQYTLFLKAIGVTMEDALRFWREELTRGKVPIEKFEKEYAYSIRHNYGKEGSRINYSPFSCLKVITTPIGPAETHGCPLKNMDASSLKMKLTGFGLSAIDADDVAGYAAKGHYQIACGKYFEVLHETKLEEGINHPNQYFELSQLTMAGKPTTDRSRQSTQQRQSYSQHTTQDSNITILGDSSTLNNVDDDQELWEIMESKDKEVDGTVGEDSQPKVATQTKQAVHSKSSLQKPITAQEWEEEDFDLLGLDE
- the LOC131263181 gene encoding ribonuclease kappa translates to MPICGPKLSLCGLIISVWGIIQLLLMGVFYYINSVALIEDLPLEEHYPTPQEFYAAADVAYSQNAYNCWIAACIYVVTLVVSAQQFHANSRSTVA